The Toxotes jaculatrix isolate fToxJac2 chromosome 17, fToxJac2.pri, whole genome shotgun sequence genomic interval CATTTTCCTCTGTATGCCTCTGGACCTCTATCGCATGTGGAGGTACAGGCCCTGGCGCTTTGGAGACGTGCTCTGCAAGCTCTTTCAGTTCGTGTCAGAATCATGCACCTACTCCACCATCCTGAGCATCACCGCGCTGTCAGTGGAGCGCTACCTGGCGATCTGCTTCCCGCTACGCGCCAAGGCTGTGGTTACAAAAAGGCGGGTGCGCGGCCTCATTCTTCTACTCTGGACAGTGTCTCTTTTGAGCGCTGGACCTGTGTTTGTCATGGTGGGTGTGGAGCGAGATAGCATGGGACCACCAAATTTCAGTTCAGGAATGAATGAGACTGGCTCTCTCCTGGAGGGCGGGGACACCCGGGAGTGTAAGATGACGCACTACGCCGTGGAGTCAGGTCTGATGGGGGCCATGGTGTGGTTgagctctgttttcttcttcatgcCGGTGTTCTGTCTCACAGTGCTCTACAGCCTCATAGGCCGTCGGCTGTGGCAGAGACACCGAGAAACAAACATCGGCTCCCGTGTGGCTCACAGGGACAAAAGCAACAGACAGACCATCAAGATGCTTGGTAAGTTTGGAGAGCGCGCAAATGACGCGCAGTGCATAACGTGGCTCAGGCTTTGTTTAACAATTAAAGCAGCGGATATCAACTAATGAGTAAACCAATGTCTGGAGTTTAACTTTAGCCTTTAAAGTATATCCATAAAAACAGTAGAAGAAAGTTAACATCTAGACTTAGTTTACCTTAGTCTTGATCCGTTGCAACGTTTGCATCCAGTTACATTTTACCCCTCCTTTCACCCTAACATCTCCATTtaatcctcctcttcatccccctCTTCACctgttcctcttcttctccctcctgctcctccagtggtggtggtgctggccTTTGTCCTCTGCTGGTTGCCGTTCCATGTAGGCCGCTACCTGCAGTTCCGCTCGCTGGACGCTCCGTCCCCTCTGCTGTCGGTGTTGTCCGAGTACTGCAGCTTTGTGTCGGTGGTTCTCTTCTATCTGAGTGCCGCCATCAACCCCATTCTCTACAACACGATGTCCTGGAAATACCGGGGCGCAGCGGCGCGCCTCTTCGGCCTGAGCGACAGCCAGCCCCCACGAGGCCGCACAGCCAGCACTATGAAGGTAGACGGCTCGAACGGCTGGACGGAGTCTACAGTCAGCTTCTAAACGTACTGTAcgactgtcagtgtgtctgcgTATAATTTGTAAAGATAATTATCTCAAGTTGAAAACACCGACCTAAAAGCCATTATTTCTGTCAGGCAGAGGAGAAACGCCTTCATCAGAGCGCCTGCCTATCTTTGATTGAGACTAAAAGAAGGATGAGAAAAGCTGCAGGCCTCCATCCACTTTGTCAACATGCATCAAAAGAACTTCGATTGCTCTTTAAACTattcttttttggggggttatTTCAGAAAGTGACATCCACCATTCATACAACTCACTCAGCAGCATTTGAAAAGAGCTGGTGGAATTCAAAATACACACTTGCCTGAAGTGCTTTTATTTATCCAAATgtgaacaacaaacagcagtggCACACACGTCCCTACACACGCATATGTATAAATATCATAAACATTTACAATTGCCTTATATTGTATACACATTCTGGATGACAAAGAAAGCACTGTAGAACTTGTGGCACTGCTCTGCACTCTTGTAGAGAGGGGcagaggtgcagtgtgtgtatgtgtgtgagaggcgAGAGAGAGTACTTtcatgtgtgtattgtgtgcCAGGTGTCATGTTTTTGGTAACTGATTCATGTAATTAGTGGGTGAGAGTGTGAGGATGAAAAAGTATTATGTTAGTATTATTAATTTTTGACATGCTCAGTGCCCTGTACCTTAGAAATTCAAGTCCATGCTGTGTTGATGCTGCCAACAAGTGTCTGGTGGACCGCCCCTGAAATGAAGACCATTAATTTTCCTGTGTAGCCATGTGCTTCACAGAAGTGGTTTTAATATTGGTGATTGTGAGACAATTTACAGAATGCAAACATTTCCAAGATGTGTCGGTCTCTACTTTATATGATTGTCATTCATTCGTTTTAAAAGATCAACATTATTCAAGCCGCAGGCTTCTTCTTACTGCtgctaaataaataatctaagaagaaaaaaacaatgtacatGAGGAGTCTCTGAGAAGCTCTTTAAGCTGAAATTTGTGCAATGCATTTAAGTAGTATCAGTTGGGTGCATAAGACAAAGAAAGCTGTTGGTGTTACTGTAAAAAGAGACACCAGTGGCCATGAATGCCACAGCTTTCTGCGTCTCGTGAACTGTGCACCATTGAAATGTTGATTTTTCCAACATCATTATCTACATGTTTCAGCCATCTCAGGTGTACTGATGTACAGAACAGGGCCTTTTCTGCTTTTTACAGCTGCATGGGGACAATGTGCCAATCTGATGATCCAGTCATGCAAAAGATGTAGCAGATTTGTCATTCTGTCCTTTGTCTGATTTGACAGGATACATTATACCACTTGAAGCAATGCATAACTTTGTAAGTATTAAAGACAGTTTGGAAgccacttttcatttttcaccattCACACCTTCATAAAAGTAAAGGAGCAGTGACTTATTCAATGGTTAACTTAAACACGCACAATGTAAATGATAATATATATGTCTTGTATATCATATTCATTTGCCAATGAAGGATAAGGCAAGACTGCTTGGGTTCCCAGTGGAAGCTATTTTCATGGGTGACAATATAGTGCATGCTGGGGTGTGAACTGAAATGGAAACACTAAATGTACCAAAGTGGCCAACCCTGACAAAAGGTCACAACAAAGTtctacaaaaatgtttttgaaatagCCATCTGTTAGATGAAACAACGGATGGACAAATAAAagtgatttaattttgtaatttgtGTATTATGCACACTTTTGGACAAAAAGGATCAGTGAACTGTTTATAAGTGATGACGCTGTGCTTGCTTTAAGTTGTAAATAGATGCTTTGTAATGTTACACACTCAGTGCTGAACACTCAGATAGTTTCAGCTGTCCAAATCACCGCAGCAGCCTCCACCAATCTGCACTGGATTTCAAAACATGGCCTCCTGGCTCTGAAGAATGTATCTCTGTTAATGAACATTTCTGACTGTACATACTGATGTCATGACATACTATTTATTAATCTACAGGATGTATACTGATCTGAAATTGTCTGTGAATATCTCCAGTTGGGTAATGTATCTGTTAAAGtcctgtaaaagtaaaaagaaaggaaaaactcacttcctcttttttttgtgtaaacacTGTTTCTATTCTTTGTGCAAGCCCACACACTCTTGACAGTCAGGTAGTTGTCTCCAACAGGTATGCGACGTAAACTGCAGTCCAAGAGGTTCGTGAAACTAACAAACTACTTAAAACTACCCTCCcactcacatcaaacatcactgAAGTAAAGTCTACACCATTCAAAGTGGACTGAGATACACATAGCACACCTTGATGGGGCATACAGTCTTTTCTCCATTATATATACCATGCTATACCCCATTATATAATGTTACTCTCAGCAGGGTATAACACAAGTCAGCAGGCAATAAtcttagcacaaagacacagcagtgttttttctgtcaACTCAGCTGCCGTTATATTTCTGTAGTTACAAGGCACAGCACCACTCTGTCACCTCAGACAGCTTCAGAGACAGCAGGCTCTGCCCATACCAAGCATAGCTCAAAGGACACCTGGGGTGACCTTAGACCCCTCAGGTCAGCCCAGGTACCTGATCAAAACACCTCGagcagctgcaaaaaaaaaaaatcctctgagTACAAGATGTTCAGCAGAGTTTTGTGAGTGTCTGtgggaaaaagacagagaacagaaaataatgtgtaAATGTGAGATCACTTGGCTGAGAACACTGAAAGGGTTACAAAATCCAAAAGTAATGAAGAAGAAACAGTacattaatgaaataaaagttgGGTTGGTTATCACATCTAAGATTCTTAGTGGGTGGATGACAGGTGAGGAAAATAAGAAGAGGTGTGAAAGAACAGGGATGAGAATTAGGGGTCccttaaaaaaaagttcagtgaaAATAGACATAACAGaaggtgaaagaaaagaggTTTAATCAATGAGTCAGACATTAGGAGAGTTTATCTCGACGTGGCTTGTGCAGTAGATGGTGAATAAATTACCTCTAGACAAAAAGGAAGAGGGTGGAATAGGAGAAGATTTCACTTCTATCTCCATCTATATTAGTGTGTGCCTGTATAGCAGCAGCCTTTTTATTTGGTTCACCAGCAGGTACCAGTTATGACTAGCTGTTGCTAACTGGTAAGTTAGCAACAGCTAATAAGAACACCAGGCAAGACAGCTCCATGGACTCTGCTTTTGGaatacaagaaacaaagtaggttttcttcttttcagtcaCTGAGGTTTGATTATCagattgtttttcagtgttctgAAGATTGTAGAGCTATGAATTGCAGACTTACTGCAAAGCCACAAAAGTACATTGTGCTTCATCTCTTTTTGGTTTCaccctgcagacagcagctgattgGATTCTGTTGTCTTTGGTAAACTAAATAATTTAGTTTGTGAAATTCATTGGACGGTTGCTGCTTCAGAGGTGCATCTGACACCAGTGATCATACCACATTTGGTCACTTAAATTGTGCCTCGTGTCCACTGGTTCACACTGTGTAACAAAATCACGCAATGCTGTCCACATGCTTTATCTCACAGCTTTATTCAAACAGCATATCACTGCCTGGAAAAGCGAGTTATCACGTGACTACTGCTTACAGTGCACTTCCCAACAACTGGGGTTGTGTTATATTGTTGCTGTACTAAagcttaatttaaaaaagataAAGGTGAGATAGTGGAACTGGTTTGTTTTGCTCTCACCCATTTAAATTCAGGTTCTTCCCCATGTTAAACAAAGCTATGTACATGCACCACAAAACGATAAATGGTAATACAAAAGGTCAAAAGACTAATGTTTCCCTGTGGTCCTTGGGTCGCTGTAGGGTGAGGGGAATTGAACGTGCAGTTCAGCAGTCTCTCTCTGGTTGCCTTCAGGGACAGTAGGGgataacagtgtgtgtgatttactTTTCTCAGCTATCATGCTAAACAACACTGAGGTCACTGGAGAGTAAACCTGGCGCTGACACATGTTCACACCAGCACACAGTCTGGCTTAAATAGACAAACATGCACTCATTTCACATCCTTGAAAccttgtgtggaaaaaaaagacaagactgTCTATAATTACATAAATGAGTCTCTGTGACATTTATACTGCTGTCACCTTGAAGAATTACAACAGTTTTGATACATGATTCAGAATATTAACCATAATTTAAACCCTAACATTATGAATATTGATTATTACTCAACTGTGTTTACAACAGTACATAAAGGTGCCTCTGATGGGGGAAGAATCATCTTTCTCTTATTAAAtcttgaagaaaaaaatcaatactgtTGCTACACAACAGTAAATGTCAGGGAAAAAGTTTTTGCAACAACATTCACAGTGGCTACATAACTAGCCCACCAAATATCTGTCCATTTATCTGTCATGTGAAAGAGTACATGTAGAAAAGTGATCCACACAACCATACTAAATGTGAAACCGTGTATATGTTCTGTCTGCAATGgcgcacacaataaaacaaacagtttcaatcaaagtcagaaaaaaaaattaaaacatttattgggcataaatatattatatatacgCTACCGATACAGTTACGTCTTACATACATAGGGTAGTATTTGCAAAAATCTATACATTAAAATTGATATGGCAGTTTCTTTTATATAATGCATATGAAATTGTCTAACATTTACAATACAAGAAGAAATgcatgaatttctttttttttttcaattcgtAGACCATGACAACATtggaatgtttgtttttaaattgtgaggtaaaaatatgtttcttttttgtcttgctTAAAAAATAGTTAAATACCTGTGAATCTCTATGTTTGTCAAATCGCCAATCTCTCAGTCAAGATCTCTACTTACtgtaaaacatacaaaacataaaaaaaaaggaaaagaaaaaaaactgatcagaAGGCACAGACGTGGGGTTGCTGGGCAAAAAAATTGTCTCTCATTCTTGGTATACCCGCCAAATGTGCAGGACCTGCAAGGTGGTTGGGGTGGGTTGATGGGGAGGGTGGGGTGTCTATAAAATCACCagcatttgaaaaacaaaataaaaacaaacccaaaaaaaagcacataaagGGAGTACCctgcccacaaacacacagcctgtcAGTTAACACTGTGTTAACCTCAGACTATACAACACTAAAATAACTGGCCTGAGTCTGGCCAAACACAAGACAAACCTCTGCTCTCCACTGGGGCATGAAGGCTTGAAAAAGGGGGGTTAGGGGGCTGCAGGTGGGCAACATAACATCAGGGGTTTAAGGACAGGACACCTCACACAACACCTGTCGACTACAATGCAACAGCCTAGATAGACACACCATGAGCACGTCTGAGAAGAGGCACCGTACTCCCTATGAACTGCCTTTGTTGCCGTAGTTTGCATTCTGCAGGGAGCAGGGTGCCATTTGAGAAGCACAGAACCGTGCTCCAGTAATGCCAATGTCACAGTGGCGCCAACGACAGAATAATGCCAATGTAATGAATGTAACAGACGGCGTTGGCAGTAGTGTTTGGAAAAGAGCTGAGGGATTCATGTCTCCTCTCGCTCGTATTAACCTCATCAAGACTAATGCTCGGCATAAAAAAGTGCTTCAACTCTGTTAGTCATAATGTATTTACCATCTCATTCTATAGCTCTATAGATCTCTGTATATCGTCTCTTAGCAAAATACTGGATACAAAATACTCACTACTGCTATACCAGCACTAGCCTGAACAAGGAATCGtcaatattattattgttgtcattTGCCTGAAATCATTGTATgattgtttttgcctttttttttttacctttcagtGTGAAATCAGGTTGTGTTAAAACTTTCCTCCAAAAAGGGGCTACACATTTCAAAAtggcacattttgttttacaaaaaacaaaaaaaaaacaaaataataaaagataatATGAAAAGAAGCATAATCACAGATcaagttaatgttttttttccttttgagagaataataataacaataataataatcgtAATGCTGTGTCGTTACAGAAGAACATCACAGAAACCCTTTAGACGACTGCAAACGCAACATCTAGTGGACACGAGAAGCCTGCACTTTGgcaataaaacagtaaaaagataTCAGAAGCTTCATTATAACACtaatcagaaaaaaagccaaaggCAGCGACATTTATCCCAATACCAATGACTTGAACTGACCCTAAGGCCTGGCTTTGCTACATGTCTCTCTAAGCATTACAACTGCTCGGCTGTGCATGGCCAAAAcaggagatgaaaaaaaaaaaaaaaatacataggCATTTGGTTACATGTTTGAAACAGCAATGATAACTGCAAGGCATGGACTGATGAGCTACAGGTTCCCAACAGCTGTAAGAGAAATACTTAAAGGGTTACTGAGATAAGGAATGCTGGCCTTAATCATACAATCTAACAtacatccattaaaaaaaaaattaaaaagaaaaaaaaacatgctacaAGGAAAAAAATTAGTATATAACTACACTTGTCTCTTAAtctttaaacaataaataaatgaagattgCACTGTAATTGGCATGTAAAGTACTGTATGCAAATATATAGTATAAATAAAACCTAGAAAAGAACTCTACCTTAACTTTCCCATCAACTTTGGCAAAGGTATTTTGAGCGAGTAAACCACTTTGCTTACTGACACATACAGGAGCAAGGCACAGCATAGACAGAGGACAAGATAcagcatcaaaaaaaaagaaagacagactggtaggaagacagagagaaacagaggaagagaggctaatatgatgacgatgatgacaGCGATGGGGATGACAGGATGAGATCTCCCCTCTGTAAGGCCTTTTCCCTGAGGTACGTTACAGGCTGCCAATCAGAGCTAATCGTTACCCCCTTTCCCACCCAATATCCCCCACCCCCGACACCCCAACCgacaaaagtggaaaatgtcaCACATTAATCATGCAGGTCAGGGTGACTTCTTTGGATTATCTGGGTATTGTATTGGGCTGTACCTTggctttgtttttcaggttgGGGTAGAGAGGGTTCGGGAGTCATGAGGGGGTAAGGTCAGGGGGTGTTACGTGTGTCAGAATGCCCTGTTCTGTTGAGTTGTGTTCTGTCAAAGGCTTGTTTGGTTAGTGAACATTAGTTCAAGTCCCCAGAGAACATGTCCGTCTGAGGAGAGACCACAGACTTGCTACTGCTCTGATTACATGTCAATAAAGCACCTTttaatagagagagagagagaatgagagagagaaggagggagagagagagtagtgCATGGGCAGAAAGACGGGATGGATCGAAAGCAAGAGAGCAGCAGCCAGAGCAAAAAGGTAATGACAGATAATTATGgccaggagaggagaaaagaggagaagagtcTTCAAATGAATTGATTCACAGACTAGCTGGAAGGAGAAACTACAGCTTCAGCACTGCTCTGGCTGGCAGCTGGCTAAATTTCAAGGGGGTAAAGCTCAGGCTAACTCCTAATGGCTTTCCTGGttaacgcgcacacacacatagctctGAGAACGGCAGCTAGCTGGCAGGCTGTTAGCACCTCTGGGTCTGTGATGCTACGGGCATATCGCTGCTAAAGCTACAGATAAATAGGCTGTAGAAAATGGTATTTGAGATGGTAGAATATTGAAGGACTGCCTGAGGGCCATTCACACGTTCAGCCCCAGCCCTTTCCTGGTAAGTTGCAGCCAATCACGATCCGAGCCCGGCTTCCTAAACGCCAGTTTATGCCCAACATTAAAACACCTACAAAGGTTCATATACTGATCCAAGACCAGTGTTTAAGGGCTCCTTCAAACATTCGCACAAGCTactgaactgacctcagagctgctgttgtgAGCACCTAGAGTAAACTCCTCCCCTTTTACACTGTACTTCAGACCTTACATTGCCATCACTTATATTACATCACTTCTATAGCATAGATATTtgttataatatatatattgtgtgtatatatattagATTACTGGTTTTCCATTCTTTCTTAGATATAATAAAATCACAGGATAGCAGCATCTTATACCACACATGGATTGCATCACTTTGGtagctgaatgaatgagtgattgAATGTTAAAAGCTGAGCAGATATGCGATTGCCTTCTTAGgaggaaatgtgtgtttctcattGTCATTGCATGAGTGTAattgtacatgtgtgcatgtatatgtgcGTAAGTCTGCACATGTGTGCAttgtgtctctgtcagtctgtatgTGAGAGCAGGTGCAGATTGCATGAATTGACCGACAGCCTGTAGAGTAGTAACAAACTGAATAATAAGGTATGAACGGCTAAAGCTTTGAAGGCCTACATTGGAATATGGCTGAATGAATAAAgactgcagcaaaaacaaaaaaaaaaacaaaaaaaaaatgcaaattaaacattggaaaacaaccaaaaaaaaaaaaaaaaaaatcgtaagGCAATGACCGTCAAGAAATATACGCGTTCTCTAATCgaatatgttttaaaaagatacaaaataaaaacatgcaagtCAGTTTGAGGAGCAACTGCTTTGCTCACAGCTATTTTAAGGCTTGATTATCAGTTTTCTTTCCCAACCGAGGTACAGCTAAGACAAGGCTTCCCTCGATAGAAATccttaaaaaatgaaacagacaatGATTCATAGACAACAGAGACATAGAGAGAATTGAGACCAAACCGAGTGAAGGCAGAAGACAACAGGAACAAGGTGAGGAAAGCCTGAATCGATACtttgactaaaaaaaaaccaaaacaaaaacaaaacaaaaaaaataaaacaaaaaaaacatacatagcCTTAGAAGTACATCtcaagtgtttgttttgatttcattCGGTTCTTtcatagacattttttttaaaagtttctcTGTGATTTAGCTTTCTCTTTCTATCCTATAGTTAAAATTCCCTCACTTCATGAAGAAGTACTGTAGCAAGCAGGCGATGAGGATGGAGAAGCCCGCGAACACGCACACGATCAGCGCCGCAAAGCGCTCGTCGCTCGAGATCAGGCCCACCCCTTTGCCGGTTTCCAAGGCGCACATCTCTCCTGATGATGCCGTCTCCTGGCGACGCAGCGTGAACAAGGAGGAGGGGCTCAGTGGTCCGCACAGTTCCTGGCATGTATCCTGGCAACGGCGGCAGGCGCCCACTCGGAAACGATAGTCTGTGTTGCCCTGGAGGCCAGAGATGTTGAACACGCTCTCCTCTCCCTTAAAAACCTGTGAGGGGAGGAATGAAAGAATAAAGTTTCTAAGTATCTTGAGTGAGTCCTGCTCTCATGAAACATGACTGTGTCACTCTGACATAGTCATAATATTTGGTAGTTATTGTGACCTATCATATACCTGAGTGCTGTTAGTCATAGGAAGTAAAAACAAAGGTTTATAAATCACATTATAATGCAattcttcattcattctgtAACTGGAACAGGACAAGGGCAGTCAGTGCGGTGGTTCCACTCATATTTAGGAAAAAAGCTGGCTGACAGGCACATGTATTCAATTTATTCTCAAAAGTGATTGGAATTGGCTTGTTGCTTATCAGGAACAGTGAAATGGTTTTTCTGTATGAGAAAGAAGCTAACACATAATTTCTCTTTCTATATTAAACGGAGAATGCAAACTGTAAGTGTGCACGTTTTAAACCAAGGTTCAttcatttttagttttagtattccgaatttcctgtttctctttttcattaatTAACAATTTGCTGATTAAATTAGtagacagtgaaaataaaaagatagtAAGTACTCGCATAAGCATTCGCTGTCCTCCTCATCGTGATATTAAGAGGACACATGAGAAAGAGAGCGAAGtataaaaatatttgaaaagcaGCATTGCAGCAGATTTGTGCTGACAGCCGATATGTGTACACAATGAAATGGGTAAACACACATCCCACTttctcacatatacacacagctgCGGTTTTGTCCACTAGTGACTGT includes:
- the ghsra gene encoding growth hormone secretagogue receptor a, whose protein sequence is MPSWPNHSECLSHNCSWEEIHNTTRNDDPVLPPLNYYSIPLLTAITIACTVLFLVGVVGNVMTILVVSKYRDMRTTTNLYLCSMAVSDLLIFLCMPLDLYRMWRYRPWRFGDVLCKLFQFVSESCTYSTILSITALSVERYLAICFPLRAKAVVTKRRVRGLILLLWTVSLLSAGPVFVMVGVERDSMGPPNFSSGMNETGSLLEGGDTRECKMTHYAVESGLMGAMVWLSSVFFFMPVFCLTVLYSLIGRRLWQRHRETNIGSRVAHRDKSNRQTIKMLVVVVLAFVLCWLPFHVGRYLQFRSLDAPSPLLSVLSEYCSFVSVVLFYLSAAINPILYNTMSWKYRGAAARLFGLSDSQPPRGRTASTMKVDGSNGWTESTVSF